One Natrinema marinum genomic window carries:
- the rqcH gene encoding ribosome rescue protein RqcH, producing the protein MDPKRELTSVDLAALVGEFGAYEGAKVDKAYLYGDDLVRLKMRDFDRGRIELVLEVGEVKRAHTVAPERVPDAPGRPPQFAMMLRNRLSGADFAGVEQYEFDRILEFIFEREDGTTRIIVELFGQGNVAVTDGEYEVIDCLETVRLKSRTVVPGSRYEFPDTRTNPLSISREAFDHEMDDSDTDVVRTLATQLNFGGLYAEELCTRAGVEKGLDIADADDDVYDRLFEAIERLALDIRNGNFEPRLYLERDDAEGEEDTDDAKADASRDGDGRVVDVTPFPLEEHDELDGEPYDTFLTALDDYFFRLDLEDEEEVDPTAQRPDFESEIAKYERIIEQQQGAIEGFEQEAEALREQAESLYAEYGLVDEILSTVQGAREQDRSWDEIRERFEEGADRGIEAAEAVVGVDGSEGTVTVEIDGERIDLLARQGVEQNADRLYTEAKRVEEKKEGALAAIEDTREDLEDAKRRRDEWEAEDSEPADDEGDGDENERRDWLAEPSIPIRENEPWFDRFRWFHTSDGYLVIGGRNADQNEELVKKYLEPGDTVLHTQAHGGPVTVLKATDPSEASSSDIELPDASIEEAAQFAVSYSSVWKDGRYAGDVYAVDSDQVTKTPESGEYLEKGGFAIRGDRTYYRDTAVGAAVGIQCEPYTRVIGGPPSAIEDRAETMIELEPGRYAQADAAKRLYRRFRDRFADETFVRKIASPDRIQHFMPPGGSRITDD; encoded by the coding sequence ATGGATCCAAAGCGGGAGCTCACGAGCGTCGACCTCGCCGCCCTCGTCGGGGAGTTCGGAGCCTACGAGGGGGCGAAGGTCGACAAGGCCTATCTCTACGGCGACGACCTCGTCCGGCTCAAGATGCGCGACTTCGACCGCGGCCGCATCGAACTCGTCCTCGAGGTCGGCGAGGTCAAGCGAGCGCACACGGTCGCCCCCGAGCGGGTGCCCGACGCACCCGGCCGGCCGCCCCAGTTCGCGATGATGCTGCGCAACCGCCTCTCCGGGGCCGATTTCGCCGGCGTCGAACAGTACGAGTTCGACCGCATCCTCGAGTTCATATTCGAGCGCGAGGATGGGACGACCCGCATCATCGTCGAACTGTTCGGTCAGGGCAACGTCGCGGTCACCGACGGCGAGTACGAGGTGATCGACTGCCTCGAGACCGTCCGGCTGAAATCCCGAACCGTCGTGCCGGGTTCACGCTACGAGTTCCCCGACACCCGGACGAACCCGCTGTCGATCTCCCGCGAGGCGTTCGACCACGAGATGGACGACTCCGACACGGACGTGGTCCGGACGCTCGCGACGCAACTCAACTTCGGCGGGCTCTACGCCGAAGAGCTGTGTACCCGCGCCGGCGTCGAGAAAGGGCTGGACATCGCCGACGCGGACGACGACGTCTACGATCGGCTCTTCGAGGCCATCGAACGGCTCGCGCTCGACATCCGAAACGGGAACTTCGAGCCGCGGCTCTACCTCGAGCGCGACGATGCGGAGGGCGAGGAGGATACAGACGACGCCAAAGCGGATGCAAGCCGTGACGGCGACGGCCGCGTCGTCGACGTGACTCCCTTCCCCCTCGAGGAGCACGACGAACTGGACGGTGAGCCCTACGACACCTTCCTGACGGCGCTGGACGACTACTTCTTCCGGCTCGATCTCGAGGACGAAGAGGAGGTCGATCCCACGGCACAGCGGCCGGACTTCGAGTCGGAGATCGCCAAGTACGAGCGCATCATCGAGCAACAGCAGGGGGCGATCGAGGGGTTCGAACAGGAGGCCGAGGCGTTGCGCGAGCAGGCCGAGTCGCTGTACGCCGAGTACGGGCTGGTCGACGAGATCCTCTCGACCGTTCAGGGGGCTCGGGAGCAGGATCGCTCCTGGGACGAGATCAGAGAGCGCTTCGAGGAGGGGGCCGACCGCGGGATCGAAGCCGCAGAGGCCGTCGTCGGCGTCGACGGCAGCGAGGGGACGGTCACCGTCGAGATCGACGGGGAGCGAATCGATCTCCTCGCCCGGCAAGGGGTCGAACAGAACGCGGATCGACTCTACACCGAGGCCAAGCGCGTCGAGGAGAAAAAGGAGGGCGCGCTGGCGGCCATCGAGGACACCCGCGAGGATCTCGAGGACGCCAAGCGTCGCCGCGACGAGTGGGAAGCCGAGGACAGCGAACCGGCCGACGACGAGGGCGACGGAGACGAGAACGAACGACGCGACTGGCTCGCCGAGCCGTCGATCCCCATCCGCGAAAACGAGCCCTGGTTCGACCGCTTCCGCTGGTTCCACACCAGCGACGGCTACCTCGTCATCGGCGGGCGCAACGCCGATCAGAACGAGGAACTCGTCAAGAAGTACCTCGAGCCGGGCGATACAGTCCTCCACACGCAGGCCCACGGTGGCCCTGTCACCGTGTTGAAGGCGACTGATCCAAGCGAGGCTTCCTCGAGCGACATCGAACTGCCGGACGCGAGCATCGAAGAGGCCGCTCAGTTCGCCGTCTCCTACTCGTCGGTCTGGAAGGACGGCCGCTACGCGGGTGATGTCTACGCCGTCGACTCGGATCAGGTCACGAAGACCCCCGAGAGCGGCGAGTACCTCGAGAAAGGCGGGTTCGCGATCCGCGGCGATCGGACCTACTACCGGGACACGGCGGTCGGCGCTGCCGTCGGCATCCAGTGCGAGCCGTACACGCGAGTGATCGGCGGGCCGCCGTCGGCCATCGAGGACCGCGCCGAGACGATGATCGAACTCGAGCCCGGCCGGTACGCACAGGCCGACGCGGCAAAGCGGCTCTACCGACGGTTCCGCGACCGGTTCGCGGACGAGACGTTCGTCCGCAAGATCGCCAGCCCCGATCGGATCCAGCACTTCATGCCGCCGGGCGGGAGTCGGATCACGGACGACTGA
- a CDS encoding DUF4870 domain-containing protein, whose translation MSTSLGPDGNVLGALSYLFSPVTGILVYLLESENEFARFHAAQSTVFGVVAMVTYFVLNAVATVMAMLVGDILGFLITIFSFLTQMGLAFALFLVWLYLLVMAFQGNQTRLPVLGSLAETYLL comes from the coding sequence ATGTCGACCAGTCTCGGCCCGGACGGAAACGTACTCGGGGCGCTCTCGTATCTGTTCTCGCCCGTGACGGGAATCCTCGTCTATCTGCTCGAGAGCGAGAACGAGTTCGCGCGGTTCCACGCCGCTCAGAGCACCGTCTTCGGCGTCGTCGCGATGGTCACGTACTTCGTGCTCAATGCGGTCGCGACGGTCATGGCGATGCTCGTCGGCGACATCCTGGGCTTTCTGATCACGATATTTTCGTTCCTGACGCAGATGGGGCTCGCGTTCGCTCTGTTTCTCGTCTGGCTCTACCTCCTCGTCATGGCGTTTCAGGGGAACCAGACCCGGCTGCCCGTTCTGGGCTCGCTCGCCGAGACGTACCTGCTCTGA
- a CDS encoding HTH domain-containing protein gives MTDSATDSSQTIRIEVFLRKCAPPDVIDTLRETVARLRRLEERNGETDVRVKTWGSVRPAIEALSDSGLSVALTVDAFQSWADREGYTLTPAFERHETPSRGDHGTAAEEIRVPVVCVAVYEEGDIECVAPCSDGDRIYSVEDCLSALEEGRTTPFTERDGSSDRSSGRPRESVVEKSE, from the coding sequence ATGACGGACTCAGCCACCGACTCATCGCAAACGATTCGGATAGAGGTCTTCCTTCGAAAGTGCGCGCCACCGGACGTGATCGACACCCTCCGCGAGACCGTCGCCCGCTTGCGCCGACTCGAGGAGCGAAACGGCGAGACCGACGTTCGCGTCAAAACGTGGGGATCGGTACGGCCCGCGATCGAGGCGCTGAGCGACTCCGGCCTGTCGGTCGCGCTCACGGTCGACGCGTTCCAGTCGTGGGCCGACCGGGAAGGCTACACGCTCACTCCGGCGTTCGAGCGCCACGAGACGCCCTCGAGAGGCGACCACGGCACGGCGGCGGAGGAGATCCGGGTCCCGGTCGTCTGCGTCGCCGTCTACGAGGAGGGCGATATCGAGTGCGTCGCGCCCTGTTCCGACGGTGACCGAATCTATTCCGTCGAAGATTGTCTTTCCGCGCTCGAGGAGGGCCGAACGACGCCGTTCACTGAGCGGGACGGTTCGAGCGATCGCTCGAGTGGTAGGCCCAGAGAGTCCGTCGTCGAGAAATCGGAGTGA
- a CDS encoding mRNA surveillance protein pelota, whose product MQIKDREQVEGGRERVTVVPESVDDLWHLQYVLEPGDRVAGDTTRRIQRNDDQMRDTGGEREHMWVAIAVDDIEFHKFANRLRVGGEIVACSREDQLGFHHTLNVEARDEFSIEKRFKPDQEARLEEAEEATENPDVAIATVEEGEAHVHTVAQYGTEERATITGTTGKGEYARGRSELFSELGDVLTRLEVDAIILAGPGFTKQDAYKHLEQNEPDVAELITMVDTAAVGDRGVHEVLKRGAVADVQEETRIESEAEYIDELTRRIAEGAKAAYGPEQVQQAAEFGAIERLLVLDDRLRQERGPDGEWAINVDGIVRTTEQKGGDVTVFSSEFPPGQQLANLGGIAALLRYRLE is encoded by the coding sequence ATGCAGATCAAAGACCGGGAGCAGGTCGAGGGCGGCCGCGAACGGGTCACCGTCGTTCCCGAGAGCGTCGACGACCTCTGGCACTTGCAGTACGTCCTCGAGCCCGGCGACCGCGTCGCGGGCGATACGACCCGGCGGATCCAGCGCAACGACGACCAGATGCGCGACACCGGCGGCGAGCGCGAGCACATGTGGGTCGCCATCGCCGTCGACGACATCGAGTTCCACAAGTTCGCCAACCGACTACGCGTCGGCGGCGAGATCGTTGCCTGCTCGCGCGAGGACCAACTCGGCTTTCACCACACGCTGAACGTCGAGGCCCGCGACGAGTTCTCGATCGAGAAGCGGTTCAAACCCGACCAGGAGGCCCGCCTCGAGGAGGCAGAAGAGGCCACCGAAAACCCGGATGTCGCGATCGCGACCGTCGAGGAAGGTGAGGCCCACGTCCACACGGTCGCCCAGTACGGCACCGAAGAGCGAGCGACGATTACCGGCACGACCGGCAAGGGCGAGTACGCCCGCGGACGCTCCGAACTGTTTTCCGAACTCGGGGACGTGCTCACACGCCTCGAGGTCGACGCGATCATCCTCGCCGGCCCCGGCTTTACGAAACAGGACGCCTACAAGCACTTAGAGCAGAACGAGCCCGACGTCGCCGAGTTGATTACGATGGTCGACACGGCGGCCGTCGGCGATCGCGGCGTCCACGAAGTGCTCAAACGCGGCGCCGTCGCGGATGTTCAAGAGGAGACCCGCATCGAGAGCGAGGCCGAGTACATCGACGAACTCACCCGCCGCATCGCCGAGGGGGCGAAGGCGGCTTACGGACCGGAACAGGTCCAGCAAGCCGCCGAGTTCGGCGCGATCGAGCGCCTGCTCGTCCTCGACGACCGGCTCCGCCAGGAACGGGGCCCCGACGGCGAGTGGGCGATCAACGTCGACGGGATCGTCCGCACGACCGAACAGAAAGGCGGCGACGTAACGGTCTTCTCGAGCGAGTTCCCGCCCGGGCAGCAACTCGCCAACCTCGGCGGCATCGCGGCGTTGTTGCGATACCGCCTCGAATGA
- a CDS encoding TrmB family transcriptional regulator, which produces MTDDENAAVDAFEGLGLTSYEAKVFIALHQLGAGTARDVAEVTDVPRSQVYSVAESLENHGLIEVQQSNPIRYRPVDIEEARNTLQRRFEREQDRAFEYVDTVKNEPSGEETQEDIWTVRDRDRVNDRTVDLLSQADERIIFGTRLPELVTDSIERVLAERAAAGVEVVVVSATEAVRNRFAGVDGVTVDEPPAHRTDDQRSGRIVVADHDSILLSVLGGEDGETAIWSSGSVFASVLIQLIEAGDEVR; this is translated from the coding sequence GTGACCGACGACGAAAACGCGGCCGTCGACGCCTTCGAAGGCCTCGGACTGACCAGCTACGAGGCCAAGGTGTTCATCGCGCTTCATCAGCTGGGCGCGGGGACGGCCAGAGACGTCGCCGAGGTCACCGACGTCCCTCGGTCGCAGGTCTACAGCGTCGCCGAGAGCCTCGAGAATCACGGTCTGATCGAGGTCCAGCAGTCGAATCCGATCCGGTACCGCCCGGTCGACATCGAGGAGGCGCGAAACACCCTCCAACGGCGGTTCGAGCGCGAACAGGACCGCGCGTTCGAGTACGTCGATACCGTCAAAAACGAGCCCTCCGGCGAGGAGACCCAGGAGGATATCTGGACGGTTCGCGACCGCGACCGCGTCAACGATCGGACCGTCGACCTCCTCTCGCAAGCGGACGAGCGGATCATTTTCGGAACCAGGCTTCCGGAACTCGTCACCGACTCGATCGAACGGGTTCTCGCGGAGCGGGCCGCGGCCGGCGTCGAGGTCGTCGTCGTCAGCGCCACCGAAGCGGTCCGCAATCGCTTCGCCGGCGTCGACGGCGTCACCGTCGACGAGCCCCCGGCCCACCGGACGGACGACCAACGGTCGGGTCGGATCGTCGTCGCCGACCACGATAGCATCCTCCTGAGCGTCCTCGGCGGCGAAGACGGCGAGACGGCGATTTGGAGTTCGGGCTCGGTGTTCGCCTCGGTCCTGATTCAACTCATCGAGGCCGGCGACGAAGTCAGATAA
- a CDS encoding MMPL family transporter, with protein sequence MSIPDRLADGITTHTRIVLVALLLTTVLIGAGMPRVDNDSSLSQFESESAEAQALSQINEDFTSEQRENTTSVQLIARGDNVLTKESLLSSLEFQQELRANETINSTLVENQSITGVENIVAISAIRSEQAAELNETRSGLSDGLDRTVGLQRQYSRLNESYDNGSISQSEYQQRSAALESRFDAVVENATADLTANQTAQYRTAVQQVRTIESQRYEIRSQSENPRSNPDYQELSSQLQDVYRMGTYGVLEDEYAALQSAEQPPLEEQIATLENLSATEYERTLTETLSGEGDDNFAIALMPTSYEPGSTTAEARMTSITQRATIDGAASGMSGSVGDHIIESQLAIEELAETQNQEYLVFGGGVVTDEIQGSMGDSLAIVGPLALLFVVVALIVAYRDLLDIVLGVAGIIVVLVWTFGFMGWADIAFNQMFVAVPVLLIGLSIDYAIHVFMRHREQREEDGTTGSVRGSMTIALAGVGVALVWVTATTVIGFLSNLVSPIGPIRQFGIVSSVGIVAALIVFGALIPAAKIEVDEFLESRGFDRRKRAFGTGEGRFSDVLAVGSVAARKAPIVVIVGALLLSAGGAYGATQVDTSFQQEDFIADSPPEWTQSLPEPFKPGEYTMKQNLEYVNENFQREDSQAQIFIDGNVSNPELLERIDTAQAEAANSSVAFKLATGEADVQGPLSTMRMVAAQNESFNESFTAADTDDDGVPDRNVSALYDQLFEVNGEAAGQVIHQTDDGSYESTRLVIAIKGDAATSETTGEMREIASTIEDGSGGQWSAIATGEQIVFDIVEQDLLDTVIESLLITLVAVFLFLTIAYWLTGSSATLGIVTLLPVAFSVSWILGTMYLIEMPFNVLTGMITSLTVGLGVAYSIHISDRYSLELERQGNVWSALQTTVTGTGGALLGSAATTIGGFGTLAFAILPALQQFGIITALTITYAFLASVVVLPALLVLWTRYFGPEVSFDPSGLGRSTPAASDGGTPTTDDPAGGDE encoded by the coding sequence ATGAGTATTCCGGACCGCCTCGCAGACGGAATTACGACCCATACGCGAATCGTCCTCGTTGCCCTCCTGTTGACGACGGTCCTCATCGGCGCCGGGATGCCCCGCGTCGACAACGACTCCTCGCTCTCCCAGTTCGAGAGCGAGTCGGCCGAGGCACAGGCCCTCTCACAGATCAACGAGGACTTCACGAGCGAACAACGGGAAAACACGACCAGCGTCCAGCTGATCGCACGCGGCGACAACGTCCTGACCAAGGAGTCGCTCCTTTCGTCACTCGAGTTCCAACAGGAGCTCCGGGCGAACGAGACGATCAACTCGACGCTGGTCGAGAACCAGTCGATCACCGGCGTCGAGAACATCGTCGCGATCTCGGCGATCAGGAGCGAACAGGCGGCCGAACTGAACGAGACGCGGTCCGGTCTCAGCGACGGACTCGACCGGACGGTCGGGCTCCAGCGCCAGTACTCGCGACTGAACGAATCCTACGACAACGGCTCGATTTCGCAGTCCGAATACCAGCAGCGGTCGGCCGCCCTCGAGTCCCGGTTCGACGCGGTCGTCGAGAACGCGACGGCCGACCTCACCGCCAACCAGACCGCACAGTACCGCACGGCGGTCCAGCAGGTCCGAACGATCGAGTCACAGCGATACGAGATCCGCTCACAGTCCGAGAACCCGCGTTCGAATCCCGACTATCAGGAGCTCTCGTCGCAGCTTCAGGACGTGTACCGAATGGGGACCTACGGCGTCCTCGAGGACGAATACGCGGCACTACAGAGCGCCGAACAGCCGCCGCTCGAGGAACAGATCGCGACCCTCGAGAACCTGAGCGCGACGGAGTACGAACGGACGCTCACGGAGACGCTGTCCGGGGAGGGCGACGATAACTTCGCCATCGCGTTGATGCCGACCTCCTACGAGCCCGGCAGCACGACGGCCGAGGCTCGGATGACCTCGATCACCCAGCGGGCCACCATCGATGGCGCGGCGTCCGGGATGAGCGGGTCCGTCGGCGACCATATCATCGAGAGCCAACTCGCCATCGAGGAGCTCGCGGAGACGCAAAATCAGGAGTACCTCGTCTTCGGCGGCGGCGTCGTGACCGACGAAATCCAGGGTTCGATGGGTGACAGCCTCGCCATCGTCGGCCCGCTCGCGCTCCTGTTCGTCGTCGTCGCGCTGATCGTCGCCTACCGCGACCTGCTCGACATCGTCCTCGGGGTCGCCGGCATCATCGTCGTCCTCGTCTGGACGTTCGGCTTCATGGGCTGGGCCGACATCGCGTTCAATCAGATGTTCGTCGCGGTCCCGGTCCTCCTGATCGGGCTCTCGATCGACTACGCGATCCACGTCTTCATGCGCCACCGCGAACAGCGCGAAGAAGACGGGACCACCGGCAGCGTCCGCGGCTCGATGACGATCGCGCTCGCCGGCGTCGGCGTCGCCCTCGTCTGGGTGACGGCCACGACCGTCATCGGTTTCCTCTCGAACCTCGTCAGCCCGATCGGTCCGATCCGACAGTTCGGGATCGTCAGCTCCGTCGGGATCGTCGCCGCGCTGATCGTCTTTGGCGCGCTGATCCCCGCCGCGAAGATCGAGGTCGACGAGTTCCTCGAGTCCCGCGGCTTCGACCGGCGCAAACGCGCGTTCGGGACCGGCGAAGGCCGATTCAGCGATGTCCTTGCGGTCGGCTCGGTCGCCGCCCGGAAGGCGCCGATCGTCGTCATCGTCGGCGCGTTGCTCCTCTCCGCGGGCGGTGCCTACGGCGCGACGCAGGTCGACACCAGCTTCCAGCAGGAGGACTTCATCGCCGACAGCCCGCCCGAGTGGACCCAGAGCCTACCCGAGCCCTTCAAGCCCGGCGAGTACACGATGAAGCAAAACCTCGAGTACGTCAACGAGAACTTCCAGCGCGAGGACAGTCAGGCGCAGATCTTCATCGACGGGAACGTCTCGAACCCCGAGTTACTCGAGCGAATCGACACCGCACAGGCCGAGGCAGCAAACAGCAGCGTCGCCTTCAAGCTCGCGACCGGCGAGGCCGACGTGCAAGGGCCGCTGTCGACGATGCGAATGGTCGCCGCGCAAAACGAGTCGTTCAACGAGTCGTTCACCGCGGCCGACACCGACGACGATGGCGTCCCCGATCGGAACGTCTCGGCGCTGTACGATCAGCTGTTCGAGGTCAACGGCGAGGCCGCGGGTCAGGTGATCCACCAGACCGATGACGGCTCTTACGAGTCGACTCGACTGGTTATCGCCATCAAGGGCGACGCCGCGACCAGCGAGACGACGGGCGAGATGCGCGAGATCGCGAGCACGATCGAAGACGGCAGCGGCGGTCAATGGAGCGCCATCGCGACCGGCGAGCAGATCGTCTTCGACATCGTCGAGCAGGACCTGCTCGATACGGTCATCGAGAGCCTGCTGATCACCCTCGTAGCCGTCTTCCTCTTCCTCACGATCGCCTACTGGCTGACCGGCAGCAGCGCGACGTTGGGTATCGTGACCCTGCTCCCGGTCGCGTTCTCGGTGAGCTGGATTCTGGGGACGATGTACCTCATCGAGATGCCCTTCAACGTGCTCACGGGGATGATCACGAGCCTCACTGTCGGGCTCGGCGTCGCCTACAGCATCCACATCAGCGACCGCTATTCGCTCGAGTTAGAGCGCCAGGGCAACGTCTGGTCTGCCCTGCAGACGACGGTGACCGGCACCGGCGGGGCGTTGCTCGGCAGCGCGGCGACGACCATCGGCGGCTTCGGGACGCTCGCCTTTGCGATTCTGCCGGCGCTCCAGCAGTTCGGCATCATCACCGCGCTGACGATCACGTACGCGTTCCTCGCGAGCGTCGTCGTCCTGCCGGCGCTGCTGGTATTGTGGACGCGGTACTTCGGCCCGGAGGTCTCGTTCGATCCGTCGGGACTCGGCCGATCCACGCCGGCCGCGAGCGACGGCGGGACGCCGACGACCGACGATCCTGCGGGTGGTGACGAGTGA
- a CDS encoding MBL fold metallo-hydrolase, translating to MRVTFLGTGSAMPTGERFQAGILVQEGGRTLLVDCGAGALQRLQQSGVGYENVSTILLTHHHLDHVADLLPLLKARWLAGGEHLEIVGPQGTKALVDDLLDVYEYLQEKLELQVREVVPGEFSVAGFDVSAYETRHSVPCLAYRFGDLFTFSGDSEAFAGLANFAEGSAVLAHDCSFPDDVDVSNHPTPDALGRELAGREIGRVYLTHLYPHTDGRHDEMLESIGEHYDGDVRFAEDLRTVSIE from the coding sequence ATGCGAGTGACTTTTCTGGGTACGGGCAGTGCCATGCCGACCGGCGAACGGTTTCAGGCGGGAATCCTGGTTCAAGAGGGCGGACGGACGCTGCTGGTCGACTGCGGGGCCGGCGCGCTTCAGCGCCTACAGCAGTCCGGCGTCGGCTACGAGAACGTCTCGACGATCCTCCTGACTCACCACCACTTGGACCACGTGGCCGACCTGCTCCCGCTGCTGAAAGCCCGGTGGCTCGCCGGCGGGGAACACCTCGAGATCGTCGGTCCCCAGGGGACCAAGGCGCTGGTCGACGACCTGCTCGACGTTTACGAGTACTTACAGGAGAAACTCGAGTTGCAGGTCAGGGAGGTCGTTCCCGGCGAGTTCTCCGTCGCTGGGTTCGACGTCTCGGCCTACGAGACTCGCCACTCGGTGCCCTGTCTGGCCTACCGGTTCGGCGATCTGTTCACGTTCAGCGGCGACAGCGAGGCCTTCGCAGGGCTGGCGAACTTCGCCGAGGGGTCGGCGGTCCTCGCTCACGACTGCTCGTTCCCCGACGATGTCGATGTCTCGAACCACCCCACGCCCGACGCGCTCGGCCGGGAACTCGCCGGCCGGGAGATCGGCCGGGTCTATCTTACCCATCTCTATCCACACACCGACGGCCGCCACGACGAGATGCTCGAGTCGATCGGCGAGCACTACGACGGCGACGTGCGATTCGCCGAGGACCTTCGGACCGTTTCGATCGAGTAG
- a CDS encoding DUF7344 domain-containing protein has protein sequence MSRSRTETLEFSTIAFLLASETRRRTLSRLRTVGRTTTRDLGHHLAAIERGIDFADLEAAEGPRTVTIELHHDHLPRLDEHGVVEYDSAESQVETGPNFEEVAPIVQRFERTDSR, from the coding sequence ATGTCACGATCCCGGACGGAGACCCTCGAGTTCAGCACGATTGCGTTCCTCCTCGCAAGCGAGACGCGGCGACGGACCCTCTCCAGGCTCCGAACGGTCGGAAGGACGACCACTCGTGATCTGGGCCACCACCTCGCGGCGATCGAACGCGGGATCGATTTCGCCGATCTCGAGGCAGCAGAGGGCCCGCGGACGGTCACGATCGAGTTACACCACGACCACCTTCCAAGACTCGACGAACACGGTGTCGTCGAGTACGACAGCGCCGAAAGCCAAGTCGAGACTGGACCAAACTTCGAGGAGGTCGCGCCGATCGTCCAACGCTTCGAGCGGACGGACTCCCGCTAA
- a CDS encoding sensor histidine kinase gives MTRVIDRSVLARSPTAIATGYAAVGTLWILGSDVLVYTTVENLGLAVSVGIIKGWLFVAGSSVVLYGLVSYSQRDLERTNERLDRALQQTSILQRIIRHNLRNTCNIIRGNAELLADDATDIRTERVETITDQTERLVELSEKTHLLRDIVLGDSHGPQRLDLSRLLERRVDTARRQYPSATIRTDAPGGVVRETDPRLETAVDELIENAIEHDDTGEPTIEVAMDAAPDGPVTIAVSDTGPGIPDIERTVFEEGIETPLSHSEGVGLWIAQTIVTQLEGSIAIEDNEPRGTRVELTIP, from the coding sequence GTGACGAGGGTGATCGACAGATCTGTACTCGCACGATCACCGACTGCGATCGCCACTGGATACGCGGCGGTCGGCACGCTCTGGATTCTGGGTTCGGACGTGCTCGTCTACACCACCGTCGAAAACCTGGGGCTTGCCGTCTCCGTCGGGATCATCAAAGGCTGGCTGTTCGTCGCCGGTTCGTCGGTCGTTCTCTACGGGCTGGTATCGTACAGCCAACGGGACCTAGAGCGGACAAACGAGCGACTCGACCGGGCGCTCCAGCAGACGAGCATCCTCCAGCGGATCATCCGACACAACCTCCGCAACACCTGTAACATTATCCGCGGCAACGCCGAACTTCTCGCCGACGACGCGACCGATATCCGGACCGAACGCGTCGAGACGATCACCGATCAGACGGAACGGCTCGTCGAACTCAGCGAGAAAACCCATCTGCTTCGAGATATCGTCCTCGGGGACTCACACGGCCCACAGCGACTCGACCTCTCCAGACTGCTCGAACGACGTGTCGACACGGCTCGGCGCCAGTATCCCTCGGCGACGATCCGAACCGACGCTCCCGGCGGCGTCGTTCGCGAGACCGATCCGCGCCTCGAGACGGCCGTCGACGAACTCATAGAAAACGCGATCGAGCACGACGACACGGGCGAGCCGACCATCGAGGTGGCGATGGATGCAGCACCGGACGGCCCCGTGACGATCGCGGTCAGCGATACGGGGCCGGGGATCCCCGACATCGAGCGCACCGTCTTCGAGGAAGGCATCGAGACCCCGCTGTCCCATTCGGAGGGCGTCGGCCTTTGGATCGCACAGACGATCGTCACGCAACTCGAGGGATCGATCGCGATCGAGGACAACGAGCCTCGGGGGACGAGAGTCGAGTTGACGATCCCGTAG
- a CDS encoding acyltransferase: MTASDDPTHRHDRVERHATPGPRNSLSHWTTARHPLRVAINYVVVWLVRISPSLRLKRWLLRRIGVTVGEGVSWGLEATPDVFWPDLITVRADAIVGYDATILCHEFLQDEYRTGEVVVGERAMIGAGAIVLPGVEIGAEASIAANSLVTRDVPPGATVAGVPARSMSDDSDHGDGSESGE, from the coding sequence GTGACCGCTTCCGACGATCCCACGCACCGCCACGACCGCGTCGAACGCCACGCGACGCCCGGGCCGCGCAACTCGCTTTCCCACTGGACGACCGCACGCCACCCCCTTCGGGTCGCGATCAACTACGTCGTCGTCTGGCTCGTCCGAATCTCCCCCAGCCTTCGGCTCAAACGCTGGCTGTTGCGCCGCATCGGCGTCACCGTCGGCGAGGGCGTCTCCTGGGGGCTCGAGGCCACGCCCGACGTCTTCTGGCCCGATCTGATCACCGTCCGAGCGGACGCGATCGTGGGGTACGACGCGACGATCCTCTGTCACGAGTTCCTGCAAGACGAGTACCGAACCGGCGAGGTCGTCGTCGGCGAGCGGGCGATGATCGGTGCCGGCGCGATCGTCTTACCGGGCGTCGAGATCGGTGCCGAGGCCAGTATCGCGGCGAACTCGCTGGTGACCCGCGACGTACCGCCGGGGGCGACGGTCGCGGGCGTCCCAGCCCGGTCGATGAGCGACGACAGCGATCACGGCGACGGCTCCGAGAGCGGCGAGTAG